One part of the Tachysurus vachellii isolate PV-2020 chromosome 6, HZAU_Pvac_v1, whole genome shotgun sequence genome encodes these proteins:
- the kifbp gene encoding KIF-binding protein, translating into MASTYSREWRAVCEKFRRAQDLSEIESRNDPENDPFRSKYKARELLKEIHCAVKNFEVDDGENEGQEADGQIGEIVDGEAINRGVNKVHAGDSTAGLRAAKLGVIAYHLGVNHIETEELSAGEEYLTNCMKSLDECTVTRENVSLNIQVLNQLGILWAGRDESETAQGFLETAESVYVRYMKEDGQPPLDLIDFFVLEEDAPSQQEKIRRFEMAYTHTLYYLAQVYKNMGQYERAGQYCHSTLQRQLKFSPFVPVDWAINAATLSQYYITKSRYMEGRHCLAAASVISGLEEIPSEAAAKESEAECEKREQLLQKRAEIARCWIKYCLNLLQDARKLLEDNIGELDLDRQEELQRARRDEEEEEKGKRTAFIFDSADTFDSICSLEEKVNCQFPLNFEEARAVFLVGQSYVTQAKEYFEIDGHVTDHTEIIQDHSALFKVLAFFEEDLERRCKMHKRRVDMLEPICKELNAQFYLLICRQLQFELAETFYAMMDLKLAVAEKQDQPDAHTIKKFNHLCSESIKYFQMFLDSIRSPEGKFPEKLEDDVLRPALVAKFRIARLQSKIISGNQATQLENLSLSLESYNFVVQYCEMHPEARKAVEIELELSEEMVSLLPMKIKRIESTVASSS; encoded by the exons ATGGCGTCCACCTACAGCCGAGAATGGAGAGCGGTGTGCGAGAAATTTCGCCGAGCCCAAGATCTTTCCGAAATCGAATCGCGAAATGATCCAGAAAACGACCCTTTCCGATCTAAATACAAAGCCAGGGAGCTGTTAAAGGAGATCCACTGTGCGGTTAAGAATTTCGAGGTGGACGACGGTGAGAACGAGGGCCAGGAGGCGGACGGACAGATTGGAGAAATCGTGGACGGGGAGGCGATAAACAGAGGAGTCAATAAGGTCCATGCGGGCGACTCAACAGCAGGACTCAGAGCAGCTAAACTCGGTGTGATTGCCTATCACCTTGGTGTGAACCATATCGAAACCGAGGAGCTTTCAGCTGGTGAAGAGTATTTAACAAACTGTATGAAATCACTGGATGAGTGCACGGTAACACGGGAAAACGTCTCTCTCAACATACAAGTCTTG AACCAGCTTGGCATCTTATGGGCCGGACGAGACGAATCCGAGACAGCTCAAGGCTTTTTAGAAACGGCTGAGTCAGTTTACGTTCGCTACATGAAAGAG GATGGCCAACCGCCTTTGGATTTGATAGATTTCTTTGTGCTTGAAGAAGATGCACCATCCcaacaagagaaaataaggag ATTTGAAATGgcgtacacgcacacactttattATCTGGCTCAAGTGTATAAAAATATGGGTCAGTATGAGAGAGCAGGACAGTATTGTCACAGCACATTGCAGAGGCAGCTGAAGTTCAGCCCGTTTGTGCCAGTGGATTGGGCCATCAACGCTGCCACGCTGTCACAGTATTATATTACCAAG tcacgATACATGGAGGGACGACACTGTTTGGCTGCAGCCAGTGTCATCTCTGGCCTGGAGGAAATCCCTTCAGAAGCTGCTGCCAAAGAAA GTGAAGCTGAATGTGAAAAACGTGAGCAGTTGCTTCAGAAAAGAGCTGAAATTGCAAGGTGCTGGATCAAATACTGCCTTAATCTGTTACAAGATGCGAGAAAGCTTCTGGAG GACAACATTGGAGAGTTGGACCTGGACCGACAAGAAGAGCTGCAAAGAGCCAGACGagatgaggaggaagaagagaaaggaaaaaggaCAGCATTTATCTTTGATTCTGCTGACACGTTCGATTCCATTTGCAGCCTGGAGGAGAAGGTGAACTGCCAATTTCCATTGAACTTCGAAGAAGCCCGGGCTGTATTTCTGGTGGGTCAAAGCTATGTGACGCAGGCCAAGGAGTATTTTGAGATAGATGGTCACGTAACAGACCACACTGAGATCATCCAGGATCACAGCGCTCTTTTTAAGGTCCTGGCCTTTTTTGAGGAGGACCTGGAGCGTCGATGCAAGATGCACAAGCGACGTGTGGACATGCTTGAGCCCATCTGCAAGGAGCTGAACGCTCAGTTCTACTTACTGATCTGCCGCCAGTTGCAGTTCGAACTCGCTGAGACCTTCTATGCAATGATGGACCTAAAACTGGCTGTGGCAGAAAAGCAGGACCAGCCAGATGCACACACGATAAAGAAGTTTAACCACTTATGCTCAGAATCCATCAAATACTTCCAGATGTTCCTTGACTCTATTCGCTCCCCAGAGGGCAAGTTTCCTGAAAAACTCGAAGATGACGTGCTGAGACCGGCCCTGGTTGCTAAGTTTCGTATTGCTCGACTTCAGTCCAAGATCATCTCAGGAAACCAGGCCACTCAACTGGAGAATCTCAGCCTCTCGTTGGAGTCGTACAACTTTGTTGTGCAGTATTGTGAGATGCACCCAGAAGCCAGGAAAGCTGTGGAAATCGAACTGGAGCTGAGTGAAGAAATGGTGTCCCTTCTCCCTATGAAGATTAAAAGAATAGAGAGTACAGTTGCTTCCTCCAGCTAA
- the pik3ap1 gene encoding phosphoinositide 3-kinase adapter protein 1 translates to MCSVLIVHTSEAQDWASYLQLILESSHHFPQDSISFYLVDEDHSDQDEDYSIFSNSQCILLLLSVAFIDIQSKPGLRNALKNFLHPPSKIVAFLCGVSESDGLSDYFEHWNIWRKLDSDDDPALYVSTVCEVVKEEHINLEDKESSENSILSPSQSMDQSAPEEPLPLPPSDLVHTAEDKVDVSDENFTQTISVSASEEQNACVTVQPNKILCGTPVDIYIIMTNKLESPDGIEVEFHCEHSTKCVPGTAVNEYIVTLQSPDMPSGEVTMHVYSNEVIVCSTNVRYYTEMEEISNYLEKMMDPVHFMCQAFSITSNASEALDNLFTDSLKMQMPPNGLKVFGNNQIEEMITNQQDVELPTLLHFSAKYGLKKLTSTLLQCPGALQAYSIANKNGDYPNTLAERSGFPDLRQFMDEFFETVDLVKTHIEETMTSPEDEDIYEPMANTSQNFDGKFSLQEDIYESMMQLNPDMQLYEDLGSLDSSFNESQSEDAVLRKFFEANSTKHSETDGLVNDTFSGRSPDEAEDENIEYNVENYDEEDDEDPYKLCYPDDIYDTIDDDESAVMNRPPAPIPRTCAGSEPEECKTYISTVFCTKNSLYSESNFKEDQYQQVRPVPERMLSSSHDPYAGMKTPGQRQLISLQERVKVGALTVEEAVQEFKAWQFDQEKRSHSVRFQQENLKKLRDSIIRRKKGKGGKVLDLDITAPMPKNLQWGSQMNVECSVYEPSPRNIQHPSVNRPPQRGTWHTGSTSSTSSSGSNRLSTLSTISNSSGAEVEIEETQENGPPPPRPPRQAGEGLPTLPPPRIPPRIPESMLNERYVSTPARHMPPHRPIPPPPVARRPR, encoded by the exons ATGTGCTCAGTGTTGATTGTGCACACTAGTGAGGCCCAGGACTGGGCTTCATACCTACAGCTCATTTTAGAGTCATCACATCATTTCCCCCAGGATTCTATTTCCTTCTATCTTGTGGATGAAGATCATTCAGATCAAGATGAAGACTATTCCATTTTTAGCAACAGCCAGTGCATCTTGCTTTTGCTCTCAGTAGCGTTTATAGATATTCAAAGTAAACCAGGGTTGCGGAACGCCTTGAAGAATTTTCTTCATCCTCCGAGTAAAATTGTCGCATTTTTGTGCGGCGTCTCTGAAAGCGATGGTTTAAGTGACTATTTTGAGCACTGGAATATTTGGAGAAAGCTTGATTCAGATGACGACCCGGCGTTGTATGTCTCCACAGTTTGTGAAGTTGTTAAGGAAg AACACATTAATCTTGAGGACAAAGAGTCGAGTGAAAATAGCATTCTATCACCATCACAAAGTATGGATCAGTCTGCTCCAGAGGAACCTCTTCCGCTACCTCCTTCAGATCTGGTCCACACAGCGGAGGATAAAGTGGATGTTTCAGATGAAAACTTCACACAAACTATCAGTGTATCTGCATCAGAGGAACAGAACGCATGTGTTACTGTCCAACCTAACAAAATCCTCTGTGGC ACCCCAGTCGATATTTATATCATTATGACAAACAAGTTGGAAAGTCCAGATGGAATTGAAGTGGAGTTTCATTGCGAACATTCAACAAAATGTGTGCCGGGAACCGCAGTAAACGAATATATTGTTACACTTCAGTCACCTG ATATGCCAAGTGGAGAAGTTACTATGCATGTTTATAGTAATGAGGTGATTGTGTGCTCAACAAATGTGAGATACTACACAGAAATGGAGGAAATTAGCAATTATCTGGAGAAAATGATGGACCCTGTGCATTTTATGTGTCAG GCATTCAGTATTACATCGAATGCATCAGAGGCATTGGATAACTTGTTTACAGATTCCCTCAAAATGCAGATGCCTCCAAATGGACTAAAAGTATTTGGAAATAATCAGATTGAAGAGATGATTACAA ATCAGCAGGATGTGGAACTCCCGACATTACTCCACTTCTCAGCAAAGTATGGACTGAAAAAGCTGACAAGCACGTTGTTGCAATGTCCTGGTGCCCTTCAGGCCTACAGCATAGCAAACAAGAATGGGGATTACCCAAACACACTGGCCGAGAGAAGTGGTTTTCCTGATTTGAGACAGTTCATGGATGAATTTTTT GAGACAGTAGACTTGGTCAAGACTCACATAGAGGAAACCATGACAAGTCCTGAAGATGAGGACATTTATGAACCAATGGCAAATACATCACAAAATTTTGATGGCAAATTTTCTCTTCAGGAAGACATATATGAGTCCATGATGCAGCTCAATCCTGACATGCAGCTGT ATGAGGACTTGGGAAGTTTGGACAGTTCTTTTAATGAGTCTCAATCAGAAGACGCTGTGTTGAGAAAGTTTTTCGAAG CAAATTCAACAAAGCATTCTGAAACAGACGGTCTCGTAAATGATACCTTTTCTGGTCGAAGCCCGGATGAGGCAGAAGATGAAAACATAGAATACAATGTTGAAAACTatgatgaggaagatgatgaagacCCATATAAGCTCTGCTATCCAGATGACATTTATGACACCATAGATGACGACGAATCTGCGGTTATGAATCGCCCACCGGCCCCGATACCTCGAACATGCGCCGGCTCAGAGCCCGAGGAATGCAAAACCTATATTTCAACAG TTTTCTGCACCAAGAACTCACTGTATTCAGAAAGCAACTTCAAAGAGGATCAGTATCAGCAAG TGAGGCCAGTGCCAGAGCGAATGCTTAGCAGTTCCCATGATCCCTATGCTGGCATGAAGACCCCGGGTCAGAGGCAGCTCATCTCCCTGCAGGAGAGGGTGAAGGTGGGCGCGCTCACTGTGGAGGAGGCAGTGCAGGAGTTTAAAGCCTGGCAGTTTGACCAGGAAAAACGATCCCATTCCGTCCGCTTTCAGCAG gaaaacttaaaaaaattacGAGACAGCATCATCCGACgtaaaaaaggaaaaggtgGAAAAGTGTTAG ATCTGGATATAACTGCTCCAATGCCGAAGAACCTGCAATGGGGCTCTCAAATGAACGTTGAATGTTCAGTGTATGAACCGTCTCCTCGTAACATCCAACACCCATCTGTAAACAGACCACCACAGAGAGGAACTTGGCATACAGGAAGTACATCCAGCACTTCTA GTAGTGGCAGCAACAGACTGAGCACGTTAAGCACCATCAGCAACAGCAGTGGCGCTGAAGTCGAGATAGAG GAGACTCAGGAGAACGGTCCTCCTCCACCTCGTCCACCTCGCCAGGCAGGTGAAGGTCTGCCCACACTCCCTCCTCCGAGAATCCCACCTAG gatCCCAGAGAGCATGTTAAATGAGCGTTATGTATCGACTCCAGCTCGTCACATGCCTCCTCACAGACCCATTCCTCCACCACCCGTAGCACGACGGCCACGGTGA